One Elaeis guineensis isolate ETL-2024a chromosome 10, EG11, whole genome shotgun sequence genomic window carries:
- the LOC105052223 gene encoding uncharacterized protein, with protein MPATAGRVRMPANNRVHSSAALQTHGIWQSAIGYDPYAPTNKDKDSSKGHADNSGVPGDDGAENAYASFQGILALARITGSNSNETRSSCKKCGRVGHLTFQCRNFLSVKDDKDKDAAALQTATTVFEKIKKAAGKKDEEEESEEEVDEEEDSESSDSVVDPEIEKIIAERLRKKKSSSKKRSLAEEDSGEEKKGSRRRRGRSKKRSGKRSSRSDETDTEEEDRRREKRRRHRRLYDDEEEEDGGHRHRKSRKEKKRRRSHHKRDESNDESSEESDSDGSLDDWKKSSRHHEYRRKRSAASSESSGLDDEESRGRKGRKRSEDSSRNHKHKEKD; from the coding sequence ATGCCGGCGACGGCGGGAAGGGTGCGGATGCCGGCGAACAACCGGGTCCACAGCAGCGCCGCCCTCCAGACCCACGGGATCTGGCAGAGCGCCATCGGTTACGACCCCTACGCCCCCACCAATAAGGACAAGGACAGCTCCAAGGGCCACGCCGACAACTCCGGCGTGCCCGGTGACGACGGCGCCGAGAACGCCTACGCCAGCTTCCAGGGCATCCTCGCCCTCGCCCGCATCACGGGGTCCAACTCCAACGAGACCCGCAGCTCCTGCAAGAAGTGCGGCCGCGTAGGCCACCTCACATTCCAGTGTCGCAACTTCCTCAGCGTCAAGGACGACAAGGATAAGGACGCCGCTGCCCTTCAGACTGCCACAACCGTCTTCGAGAAGATCAAGAAGGCCGCTGGGAAGAAGGACGAGGAGGAGGAGAGCGAGGAGGAGGTCGACGAAGAAGAGGACAGTGAGAGCTCGGATTCTGTCGTGGACCCGGAGATTGAAAAGATCATTGCTGAGAGATTGAGAAAGAAGAAATCTTCTTCCAAGAAGAGATCGCTGGCGGAAGAAGACTCTggggaggagaagaaggggagtcGAAGGAGGAGAGGGAGGTCCAAGAAGAGGAGCGGGAAGAGGTCGAGCCGGAGTGATGAGACTGATACCGAGGAGGAGGATAGGaggagggagaagagaaggaggcACAGACGTTTGTATGATGATGAGGAAGAGGAGGATGGGGGCCATAGGCACAGGAAGagtaggaaggagaagaagaggcgtAGAAGCCATCATAAGAGGGATGAGTCCAATGATGAGTCATCAGAAGAGTCTGATAGTGATGGATCACTGGATGATTGGAAGAAGTCCAGCAGGCACCACGAGTACCGGAGGAAGAGGAGTGCTGCTTCCTCTGAAAGTAGTGGATTGGATGATGAAGAGTCTCGtggaagaaaggggaggaagcgGTCCGAGGACAGTAGCAGGAACCATAAGCATAAAGAGAAGGATTGA